The genome window AAATGCCTCTGTTCATGTGTTTTCCCATGTTTTTAGTCTCTCGTTTTGACAGGAACGCCAAGGTAGTCTCATGAGCCCGGCTACTTTGCAGGTTCAACTGAAACTGCCACCGCCTCGGTGTAAGTGACCAACACCTGATCCCCGGCATTGACTACCTTGAAGTGGTCAGGATTATTCACGAGCAGCTCGAATATTCGCCCCTGCGGGCCTTTAAGAGTAATCGTGCTTTTACCAGGAGAAACAGCCACAACATCGGCGAAGGCTTGAACGATTTGCCCTACCCCGCCACCAGGCTTCATACCGGGCTCGGCCCGTGCCGCAGCGGCACCGATTGAGACGTCCGCGTCGTCTGACCGGACTTTTTGTAAGGTCAGCGACAGCGATTGCGTGTACTCAACAACAATCTCATCGTTCAAACTGATCTGATCGAAATTGCGAACGCGCTGATCTGCAGCGACTTCAATCATGTCGCCGCCAGGAAGTTCAAGCATCAGGGTTCGAGTTTCTTTTTCGATACCTTTAACGACTGCCGAAGCCGAGACGGTGGTGGTTCGGGTTGCGCTGCCAGCCCGACTTTCAATGGTCGACTGCTCCTGCGAGGCGTTCTGCGCCAAAACGGGCAACGATACTACAGATAAAGCCAAAACCTTGATGAGCAACAAACGGTACATTGTGCTTTCCTTGTTTTCGGTTAACAGTAAGTGATCCCTTTAACGCAATATACTTAACCCGTGGGTGCGTCGATTCTGCTCTCCCCTTTTATTCGGTCGTTTGCGCAACCGCAGCGACCCACTCATCTTTTGTCATCTGATCGCGGATGGCGAATCGGTGGTCGAGTGCAAGAGATTGAGCTGTTTCCCACTCGTCGTTCAGCAGGTCAAGTTGCACCTGCAGGCTGGCAGGACCAGCGTCGTGATCTTTATATAATTCGGTCAAAACCTTGCCGGATTTAGCAAACGTTTTGTCGAATTTCTTCAATTCATCCCGGAGTGCCGCCACCTCCTGCATGACCGCTTCGGCCCTGGCCGTATCGGTGATTTCCTGCTGTGCGAGCCTTTCGAAGCTCTTGAGCATGTCTTGGGTCAGGATCGCGCCGGATGCGTTGGGACCACCCAGAAAAAAAGCAACTATTATTGCCACCAGCATCTTACTGGCCTCCCGCCTGATAACTCATGGTTCTTGGGTTAAGTTCCTTCAACTCAAACTTCGCCAGCTTTTCCCACTCTTTTGCCGTAACAGTTGCCTTCATCTTGCCCATCAAAGCCAGGAACTCGGCTTGAGCGGCGCGGCGTTCCGCGTTGTACTCTTGAATGAGGTTTTCCAGGTTTTCGCGTTCGGTTGAATAATCCCGGCTCAAAGTCTTCAGTCTTTTCGAGTAGTGCTGCACTGCAGTTGCGTGTTGGCTGATTAACTGTTCCCTTTCAGCTGATAAAGCCGCAAACTTTTCAGCCCTCGCCGAGTCATCGATTTCGTCCGTAATCAAATTCTGGAAATCGGCACGAGTTTCCGCGCGCTGCTTTTCCAGCTCATCCGGATTCGAGTCTTTCGATTTACTGGCGCAGCCGATAAAGGTTGATGTAGCGATACTGGCAACGAACACAATAAAAATCGGATTGAGTTTCATTTGTTTATCCGGGGTTTCGGCTCTTGTATGCTTGATCTTTGACCAGTTGTGATTGTACCGCTATCAGTTCTGCGCAACATATAGCTTTTTTTCAGGTCAGCACCCGGATACCGGGAGCGGAGGCGCCATCGCAACAGGATCGCGGGTCAGCTAATCGCTGACTGTCTTATTCATGCCAGTAAGGTCTTGCCCAATCGCTCCAGTTCCAGTGTGTAACAAAATAACGAGAACAACATTGCGAGCAAAAGCAAGTACCGAAACACTGGTATGGAGTCCGGTGGCGTGTTTACGATGAACAAGAGCGAGAACGCCGCAGATCCGAGTAAAAACACAAGTCGCGCCACAAACAACACAAAATGCCCGAGCAGCGGATTTACGTAACTGGGCTGCGCCGGACGCAGCCGATAGCCTATCCAATATCCCACTTGAATCAGCGCTACGGCCACGAGCGACCATAGGGGCGTTTCGGGGGTCGCAAAAACAAGGCCGTCTTGTATGAGTTGCCGTAACACCGGCAGTCTTTCCCAGTACATGACGACTACACCACTGGTTTGAAAAGCCAACAGGAGCGGGTACAGCCAGCGGCCCCCGGTATTGCTCTCGGGCCCGGTGGTCAAGTCGCTGGAATCAGTTGGTGTTGTCATGAATCTAGTTGCCAGTACCACGGGGTTCTTCCGTAAGGGGCAATAAGAAAAGCCTGGCGATCTCCCCTGCCCCAAGGTGTCTTTTCACGACATAAAGGCAGTTGTACACAAGCAGCACGCCAATCCAGACAGCAAAGTACAGCGTTGTCACTGCCACTTCCCGGATCTCGTGCATCAGCTTCTACCCAAAACTCATCGTAGGCGGTCCAGCGACCAGACGATCGAGCATATGACGAGAATCGAGTACTGTCTGCGTCCGTGCATGAGGAATTACTCCCGTGGAAACTCGTTAAAGGGGGTATAAGTCCTTTCTCTATTACAGTGTTGTTGGTTTGATTAGCACTTAAAAATCAAATTTGAGATAGGCCAATGCCCCCTCGTATTGCCAGTCCACGTCGCCCTGAAAGCTATTTTTTGATACCCCAACGTCAAGCTTTACGGAATTGATGCCGACGCCAACCGCAATGGCCTTGGTCACGCTGAAATCAAGACCGACGAAGACGTCGTACAGAGATCCTTCATAGTCTCCGTAGTCAACGGCAAAAATTTCCCCACTGCCGCGGATAGCCCATCGGTCAGCAAAGCGGTGTTCGCCGCGAAGACCGATGACTGGCAATGGTGCTGTCAGGTCACTCGATTCGACACTGCCGCCGCCAGAGGCAGACAGAGTCGCGCTCATGTCTGCTATGTACAGGCCAACAGTGGCGCCAAGAAAGCTGCGATCGCGTTTCAGAAACATCCAGGTGTATCCCAGCTTATAGATGGCCAGGTCGAACTCTGTCTCTACAGTGCTGCTGATAGGGTAGGTCGTATCCTCCCAGATGATTTCCCTCTCAATCTGTTTCGATGAAGAGCGGGACAGATCGAACGCACTGAAGTCGAATCGATGCTTTTCGGCGAATCTCCAGTAAGCGTCCACCCGAAAAACCGTATCCGACTTCTCGAGTCCAAGGTCGTCCTCCAGGTCTACGTCCGTTCCTCGGCCAGATTCTCCGTCCACTCTCGTTTGGCTGTCGCGATCTGTAAAAAAAGCCCCGATGCTGATGCTAAATCTCGGGTCTTCTTCAGCGATCGCCGTGCTCGTGATAATCAGAAATATAAAAAACGAAATGACGCGCATGTGATCCCTCCTCCAGGTTCATAGCCTCACTATTCCCCTATAGCTGTCCGGTCGCTATCAAGAAAACGCATAGCGTTATCGGAACGGGCGCGTCGTCAGTCGATTATGAACGATCCGGGCTCCGCTCACCTGTCCGGCTCTGGAGCAAGGTGTCGGAAGGTGATTCACTGAACTGCCGCTTGTAGTCGAGTGAAAACTGCCCCATGTGTGCGAAACCGCACTCTTGGGCGATACTCGTAACTGTGGTCCTGGAAGGGTCAGCATGCTGAAGTAGCATCCTGGCTTTCTTCAGTCGCTCCTGTTTCAAGAAGGCCATTGGTGTGATGCCGTAGGTGTGCAGAAAAAGATAACCGAGCGTTCGCTTACTTACACCAGACGCTTCAGAAAGATTACCGAGCTGGATTCTTTCTTTCATGTGTCGTGCGATGTAGGCAAGCGCTTCATCTAGTCTGCTGTGATAGGTCGATCTCTTATTCGGCATGGTCATGATAGTTCACAACACCGTTCGACGCTGGATTGCGTGAGCGTTGATTCTAGGGCGGAAGGAAATCGGTTCGCTATCGTGAATCCGCACGAATCAGGATCGGCGGCAAAGCGATTGGGGCGGGGAAAAGAGGCAGGGGCTAGGTGATCGCCCGCGCAAGCGTAGCGCTTGGGCACTCGCCGAAGGCATTTTTGTACTGGGTCGTAAACAGACTCATGTGGTTGAACCCCATTCTGAACGCCTCGTTGGTGACGGTCGTTTGTCCGCCTGACGCCTTTAGATGCCTACGCACCTGGTGCAGGCGCAACAAACGTAAATAGCGGGAAGGGCTGGTCCCGTAGGCAGTGGCGAAAGCGTATTCCAGGTATCGACGGCTGACGTTCATGGCCACGCACAGGTCGTCGACGCTGATGGGTTCAACGATCCTCTCTCGCATATAGGATTCGG of Marinobacter sediminum contains these proteins:
- a CDS encoding helix-turn-helix domain-containing protein encodes the protein MTMPNKRSTYHSRLDEALAYIARHMKERIQLGNLSEASGVSKRTLGYLFLHTYGITPMAFLKQERLKKARMLLQHADPSRTTVTSIAQECGFAHMGQFSLDYKRQFSESPSDTLLQSRTGERSPDRS